In Leptospira saintgironsiae, one genomic interval encodes:
- a CDS encoding S1 RNA-binding domain-containing protein, translating into MNEDQKELFQKLLDESFRKKAALEPGAKVSALVTSSKSDYVFIKIQGAGLSGIIAADEFTEAPPKQGETIEAYFFQESSGDQYFTTCLNGDTISKDMVSVAHTAEIPVLGHIVGENDAGVEVKLGEQTGFCPFSQLDPELKKQNNGVGKRVRFLISEVGSKGKIIVSQKKIADKEREAKISVLKGELKPGMFVTCKVKSVHTFGLIVEADGLTALVPASEATFKKGADLAKDFHPGQVLRAKVLKLDWEEGKHSFTVKDFLKDPWAQNVPFKEGDLVTGTVESVKPFGVFVKLNEQFSGLVPNRETGLQNRTPAAQHFKMGDSVSAFVTEVNIGKRQISLSLVKAKEVQERLDYSGYLSEETSSTGSFGAILAKSLNKGQKKG; encoded by the coding sequence ATGAACGAAGATCAAAAAGAACTGTTTCAAAAATTACTGGACGAAAGTTTCAGGAAAAAAGCGGCCTTAGAGCCTGGAGCAAAAGTTTCTGCGTTAGTCACTAGTTCTAAATCGGATTATGTTTTTATAAAGATCCAAGGAGCAGGTCTCTCCGGGATTATCGCCGCAGACGAATTTACAGAAGCTCCTCCCAAACAGGGAGAAACTATCGAGGCATATTTTTTCCAGGAATCTTCCGGGGACCAATACTTCACCACTTGTTTGAATGGGGATACAATCTCCAAAGATATGGTATCAGTAGCTCATACTGCTGAGATCCCAGTTTTAGGTCATATCGTAGGGGAGAATGATGCTGGCGTAGAAGTTAAGTTAGGCGAACAAACAGGCTTTTGTCCATTCTCACAATTAGATCCTGAGTTGAAAAAACAAAACAACGGAGTAGGCAAAAGGGTTCGCTTCCTTATTTCAGAAGTAGGAAGTAAAGGGAAGATCATCGTTTCCCAAAAGAAAATCGCAGATAAAGAAAGAGAGGCTAAAATTTCAGTTCTAAAAGGAGAATTGAAGCCCGGAATGTTTGTCACCTGTAAGGTCAAATCAGTTCACACTTTCGGATTGATCGTAGAAGCTGACGGACTTACTGCACTTGTTCCTGCTTCCGAGGCAACTTTTAAAAAGGGAGCAGATCTTGCGAAAGATTTCCATCCTGGACAAGTTCTGAGAGCAAAAGTTTTAAAATTAGATTGGGAAGAAGGAAAGCACAGTTTTACTGTTAAAGATTTTCTAAAAGATCCTTGGGCCCAAAATGTTCCATTCAAAGAAGGTGATTTGGTCACGGGAACTGTAGAAAGTGTAAAACCTTTCGGAGTATTCGTAAAATTGAATGAACAATTCTCCGGACTGGTTCCTAATAGAGAAACTGGATTACAAAATCGTACACCAGCCGCTCAACATTTCAAGATGGGGGATTCAGTTTCCGCTTTTGTAACAGAAGTGAATATAGGCAAAAGACAGATCTCTCTTTCTCTTGTGAAAGCAAAAGAAGTTCAGGAAAGATTGGATTATAGTGGATATCTTTCTGAAGAAACTTCTTCTACTGGATCTTTTGGTGCGATTCTTGCGAAATCCTTAAATAAAGGACAGAAAAAAGGATAA
- a CDS encoding tRNA (cytidine(34)-2'-O)-methyltransferase: MALRIALYRPEIPPNTGNIARLCVALGAELHIVGEPAFELSEKAARRAGLDYWDKLKLTLHPSWDAFSKTLDINSKLYLISTKGKVSYTTPQYGENDVFLFGNETSGLPQEIFQSEIPNGILRIPMEEDCRCLNLSNAVAVIAYEALRQIRRW; encoded by the coding sequence ATGGCTCTCCGGATCGCATTGTATCGACCGGAGATACCTCCCAATACGGGAAATATCGCCCGACTATGCGTCGCTTTAGGAGCGGAGTTGCATATCGTAGGAGAACCTGCCTTCGAGTTATCTGAAAAAGCAGCAAGAAGAGCAGGTTTAGATTATTGGGATAAACTAAAATTGACCCTTCATCCAAGTTGGGATGCTTTCTCAAAAACTTTGGACATTAATTCCAAATTATATTTAATCTCTACCAAGGGAAAAGTTTCTTATACAACTCCTCAGTACGGGGAGAACGACGTATTTTTGTTCGGAAATGAAACATCAGGATTGCCTCAGGAAATTTTTCAATCTGAAATTCCTAATGGAATCCTTAGAATCCCAATGGAAGAAGATTGCAGATGTTTAAATTTGAGTAACGCAGTCGCGGTAATTGCATACGAAGCATTGCGCCAAATTCGTCGTTGGTGA
- a CDS encoding ATP-binding protein → MSFSLGEIEARIRELLANGLTGNSQDFHAWIRMDTLRKFREEPSFSPDWVPNTLDALVTSGEAAKSKLDPREYTLSVESTLRKKTSKNEEYLLLGRTEFQPMQYVRSRMESFLRANGIDEDLIVDLTIGSIEAVENAVKYGDGGNVEVAYTIEKSGIFKIRLVNNLRELNIEEDIERGKFSSTATLMRGMMVMQKLFDKMDLEILEDKRQALFMAEKILPK, encoded by the coding sequence ATGTCCTTTTCCCTAGGAGAGATAGAAGCCCGAATTCGGGAACTCCTAGCAAACGGTTTAACAGGTAACTCCCAGGATTTCCATGCGTGGATCCGTATGGACACTCTTCGAAAATTCAGAGAAGAGCCTTCTTTCTCACCCGATTGGGTTCCCAATACTCTAGATGCACTTGTTACATCTGGAGAAGCAGCAAAAAGTAAATTAGATCCGAGAGAATATACTCTCTCTGTAGAATCAACTCTACGCAAAAAAACTTCCAAAAACGAAGAATACCTTCTTCTTGGCCGCACCGAATTCCAACCAATGCAGTATGTTAGAAGCAGAATGGAATCTTTCCTAAGAGCTAACGGAATCGACGAGGATCTGATCGTGGACCTAACTATCGGTTCCATCGAAGCAGTGGAAAATGCAGTCAAATATGGTGACGGCGGAAATGTAGAAGTTGCCTATACAATCGAAAAAAGTGGAATTTTTAAGATCCGACTGGTGAACAACCTGAGAGAATTGAATATCGAAGAAGATATAGAAAGAGGAAAATTTTCTTCCACAGCCACTCTAATGAGAGGGATGATGGTAATGCAAAAATTATTCGATAAAATGGATCTGGAAATCTTAGAGGATAAAAGACAGGCCTTATTTATGGCCGAAAAAATCCTTCCGAAGTAA
- the uvrB gene encoding excinuclease ABC subunit UvrB codes for MSSIFKIHSNYKAAGDQVQAIEKIGQAFHKGEDKVTLVGVTGSGKTFTMAQVIANMGLPTLVLSHNKTLAAQLFREFKEFFPENAVEYFVSYYDYYQPEAYVPSSDTFIEKDMSMNEEIDKLRLRATSSLLERDDVVIVSSVSCIYGLGSPEEYVNSVVALQKGDIIDRDQVIRKLLHIQYNRNDTDFSRGNFRVRGDSIEVYPAYHTDAFRIEFFGDEVDSISRIHPVTAQVIAKQEKCFIYPAKHFIMSPPLIKDAVKRIKDEMVEQEIKFTKENKFLEAQRIVSRTNYDMEMLQEMGYCNGIENYSRHLTGRKEGERPACLIDYFRGDFLLIVDESHVTIPQVGGMYAGDKARKQTLVDFGFRLPSALDNRPLNFAEFESLTPKTLYVSATPAEYELEKSKSRVEQIIRPTGLLDPNVEVRPTKNQVEDLLVEIRKRIDLGERVLVTTLTKKMSEDLSDYYKELGLKVSYLHSEIETLERIEIIRDLRKGIYDVLIGINLLREGLDIPEVSLVAILDADKEGFLRNYKSLIQTIGRAARNINGTAILYADKMTDSMTRAIEETKRRRTIQEEHNLKYRISPQTIKKEIADMIERTEKELAPEEYAAEEINKKFREKNFSSKEEMKEKIREEMLKAAKELDFERAALLRDKMLTIKVNPTEEK; via the coding sequence ATGTCTTCGATTTTTAAAATTCATTCCAACTACAAGGCAGCCGGGGACCAAGTCCAAGCTATAGAAAAGATAGGCCAAGCATTTCACAAGGGAGAAGATAAGGTCACCCTAGTGGGTGTGACTGGCTCCGGTAAAACATTCACCATGGCCCAGGTGATAGCGAATATGGGACTTCCAACCTTGGTTCTCTCACATAATAAAACTTTGGCGGCGCAGTTGTTCCGAGAGTTTAAGGAGTTTTTCCCGGAGAATGCTGTGGAATACTTCGTTTCTTATTATGATTACTACCAACCTGAGGCTTACGTACCTTCTTCAGATACTTTTATAGAAAAAGATATGTCGATGAACGAAGAGATAGATAAGCTCAGACTCAGGGCAACTTCTTCTTTATTGGAAAGGGACGATGTAGTGATCGTTAGTTCTGTTTCTTGTATTTATGGTTTAGGATCTCCGGAAGAATATGTGAACTCTGTAGTCGCATTACAAAAGGGAGATATCATAGATAGAGATCAGGTAATTCGCAAACTTCTTCATATACAATATAATCGTAATGATACAGATTTCTCCCGCGGGAATTTCAGAGTTAGGGGGGATTCTATCGAAGTTTATCCCGCATACCATACAGATGCTTTTCGGATCGAATTTTTCGGAGATGAGGTGGATTCAATTTCAAGAATTCATCCGGTCACCGCTCAAGTAATCGCAAAACAGGAAAAATGTTTTATCTATCCCGCAAAACACTTCATCATGTCTCCTCCTTTGATCAAGGATGCAGTTAAAAGAATTAAAGATGAGATGGTTGAACAAGAGATCAAGTTCACCAAAGAGAATAAATTTTTAGAAGCACAACGTATCGTATCCAGAACAAATTACGATATGGAAATGCTCCAAGAGATGGGCTACTGTAACGGGATCGAAAATTATTCTCGTCATCTTACAGGAAGAAAAGAAGGAGAAAGACCTGCCTGTCTCATCGATTACTTCCGCGGAGATTTTTTACTTATAGTGGACGAGTCTCACGTTACAATTCCTCAGGTTGGTGGAATGTATGCAGGAGATAAAGCCCGGAAACAAACTCTGGTTGATTTCGGATTCAGATTACCTTCTGCTCTTGATAATAGACCTTTGAACTTTGCAGAATTTGAATCCTTAACTCCCAAAACTCTTTATGTATCTGCAACGCCTGCTGAATACGAATTAGAGAAGAGTAAATCAAGAGTGGAACAGATCATTCGTCCAACAGGACTTTTAGATCCGAATGTAGAAGTTCGTCCTACCAAAAATCAAGTAGAAGATCTTTTAGTAGAGATCCGAAAGAGAATAGATCTGGGTGAAAGAGTTTTAGTTACCACTTTGACCAAGAAGATGTCGGAAGACCTCTCTGATTATTATAAAGAACTAGGACTCAAAGTCTCTTATCTACATTCCGAGATAGAAACATTAGAAAGGATAGAAATTATCCGGGATTTGAGAAAGGGAATTTATGATGTTTTAATAGGGATCAATCTTCTGAGAGAAGGTTTGGATATCCCGGAAGTTTCTCTCGTTGCTATTCTAGATGCAGATAAAGAAGGGTTTTTAAGAAATTATAAATCCTTAATACAAACAATCGGTCGGGCTGCTAGGAATATCAACGGAACTGCAATATTATACGCGGATAAGATGACAGATTCTATGACGAGAGCCATAGAAGAGACCAAAAGAAGAAGAACGATCCAGGAAGAACATAATCTGAAATATAGGATCTCTCCTCAAACGATCAAAAAGGAAATTGCCGATATGATCGAAAGAACAGAGAAAGAATTGGCTCCTGAAGAATACGCAGCAGAAGAGATCAATAAAAAGTTCAGAGAGAAAAACTTCTCCTCTAAAGAAGAAATGAAAGAGAAGATCAGAGAAGAAATGTTAAAAGCAGCCAAGGAATTGGATTTCGAAAGAGCAGCGCTTCTCAGAGATAAAATGCTTACTATCAAAGTGAATCCCACAGAGGAAAAATGA
- a CDS encoding rhomboid family intramembrane serine protease, with the protein MRLDITLITILVTGAISFYTLYVDQNLLDKLILRPFRDSKEGNYYTLATSGFVHADFTHLLFNMLTLYFFGRHVDMVLGPLGFMGLYLASILIANLVSFQKNKTDANYASLGASGGTSGIVFASILFYPYSKIFFFFIPIPIPGPIYAILYLAYSYYASKNRQDGINHDAHFYGALTGLAVAILVQPLSLIAFVQYVLGAFI; encoded by the coding sequence ATGAGATTAGATATTACACTTATCACTATACTAGTCACGGGAGCCATAAGCTTTTACACATTATATGTGGATCAGAATCTTTTAGACAAACTGATCCTCAGACCTTTCAGGGATTCTAAAGAAGGGAATTATTATACCTTAGCCACCAGCGGATTTGTTCACGCGGATTTTACTCATCTATTGTTTAATATGCTGACTCTTTATTTTTTCGGAAGGCATGTTGATATGGTGCTTGGACCCTTGGGATTTATGGGGCTGTATTTAGCGAGTATCCTGATTGCGAATCTAGTATCTTTTCAGAAAAATAAAACAGATGCGAATTATGCGAGTCTTGGAGCTTCCGGTGGGACTTCAGGGATCGTATTTGCTTCTATCTTATTTTATCCCTATTCTAAAATTTTCTTTTTCTTTATACCGATTCCGATACCAGGACCTATATACGCGATCCTGTATTTAGCGTATTCTTATTATGCTTCTAAAAACAGGCAGGACGGGATTAATCACGATGCACACTTTTATGGAGCTTTAACTGGACTTGCGGTTGCAATCTTAGTACAACCGCTTTCATTGATTGCGTTTGTCCAATATGTGCTGGGTGCGTTTATATAA
- the cutA gene encoding divalent-cation tolerance protein CutA, translated as MSSSQEILVFTTLADRDLAEEYIAEMLQLGIIVSGTIFPEVALLYQWEGKLTIDSENKILLKAKADKYAAIEEFIMKKHPYLAPEIIKMDVSFGSDKFKTFIKDKIAKGG; from the coding sequence ATGTCTTCATCTCAAGAAATTTTAGTCTTCACCACTCTGGCAGATCGCGATCTAGCAGAAGAGTATATCGCAGAAATGCTCCAACTTGGTATTATCGTAAGCGGCACCATTTTTCCGGAAGTAGCTCTTTTATACCAATGGGAAGGAAAGCTCACAATCGATTCTGAAAACAAAATCCTTCTAAAAGCAAAAGCAGACAAGTATGCAGCGATTGAAGAATTTATTATGAAAAAACATCCTTATCTCGCTCCGGAGATTATCAAAATGGATGTTAGTTTCGGTTCAGATAAGTTTAAGACTTTTATAAAGGACAAAATCGCAAAAGGAGGCTAA
- a CDS encoding LIC_10730 family protein, with amino-acid sequence MKIKFGILLFFFILNCFFAVDWSSNESGKIKGKGSVEDFPEAEDANLSKQELSKRGKKGEFKTREEQELFDMMISAGSDQNTAKNCAAKYGNCKSQCWTQYPIPRVETVFTAVTVDRKREDCIARCSNLCDNYNPSSSRGSMPNSGKGNYSDPNAPRY; translated from the coding sequence ATGAAAATTAAATTCGGAATATTACTATTCTTCTTTATTCTAAACTGCTTTTTCGCAGTGGATTGGAGTTCCAACGAATCAGGTAAGATTAAAGGAAAAGGCTCAGTAGAGGATTTTCCGGAAGCAGAAGATGCCAACCTAAGCAAACAGGAATTGTCCAAAAGAGGCAAAAAGGGAGAATTCAAAACCAGAGAAGAGCAGGAACTTTTTGATATGATGATCTCTGCTGGTTCGGATCAAAACACCGCCAAGAATTGTGCTGCTAAATATGGAAACTGCAAGAGCCAATGTTGGACCCAATATCCAATCCCTAGGGTAGAAACTGTTTTTACTGCAGTCACTGTGGATCGCAAGAGAGAAGATTGTATCGCAAGATGCAGCAATCTTTGCGATAATTATAATCCTTCTAGCTCAAGAGGTTCGATGCCTAACTCTGGCAAAGGAAATTATTCGGATCCGAACGCTCCCAGATACTGA
- a CDS encoding serine hydrolase domain-containing protein, protein MSSFFTSSSVKRFILFSLVILFISNCSALDWGWVRLPSGLAWEQNETLDRNPVEGFRVEFPEELGLDSRPLVEFSKKLRKEKTEVRSLLILKEGNLVFERYAGGISRDHNHNMYSVTKSVVSMLLGICYTNDCGVDLEDSLSSAESSLPGLLPSELKGKESIRLKDALRMSSGMGWDSFPKKEDIRTDADPLAIAWIPAVSSAPGTKFEYSNGDTQLVAGYLEAKTGKTLYEYSKNTAFAWLGFKGEEWNTSKSGRQTAGFGLRLRPIDMAKLGQLYLDGGKWHGRQVLKPEWIAMTLEPGVEKRYGLQFWIHEFEGKPSFMANGKGGQFIYVIPHRKIVLVMTSAIWDKAPDLVLTSALDAIKASLISTDKIPSPDREEALLRELRTSSRTSLDPKLKEGADETRIAAEPGMKQNHP, encoded by the coding sequence GTGAGTAGTTTTTTTACAAGTTCATCAGTAAAACGTTTCATTCTCTTTTCTTTAGTTATCCTTTTTATTTCTAATTGTAGTGCCCTAGATTGGGGCTGGGTAAGACTCCCTTCCGGACTTGCTTGGGAGCAAAATGAGACCTTAGATAGAAACCCTGTAGAAGGTTTTCGGGTAGAATTTCCGGAAGAATTGGGCCTGGATTCCAGACCCTTAGTAGAATTTTCCAAAAAACTCAGAAAAGAAAAAACAGAGGTCCGCTCTCTTCTTATCTTAAAAGAAGGAAACCTGGTATTCGAAAGATATGCCGGAGGAATTTCAAGAGATCATAATCATAATATGTATTCTGTGACCAAATCTGTGGTCTCGATGTTATTAGGGATTTGTTATACAAATGATTGTGGGGTAGACTTAGAAGATAGTCTTTCCAGTGCAGAGTCTAGTTTGCCTGGCCTTCTTCCTTCCGAATTAAAAGGAAAAGAATCTATACGGCTCAAGGACGCATTACGTATGAGTTCCGGAATGGGCTGGGATTCATTTCCTAAAAAAGAAGATATCAGAACCGATGCTGACCCACTTGCGATCGCTTGGATACCTGCAGTATCCTCTGCACCTGGAACTAAATTCGAATATTCTAATGGAGATACTCAATTGGTCGCCGGTTATCTGGAAGCCAAAACAGGTAAAACATTATACGAATATTCAAAGAACACAGCATTTGCCTGGTTAGGTTTTAAGGGAGAAGAATGGAATACATCCAAATCAGGAAGACAAACCGCTGGTTTCGGACTTCGTTTAAGACCAATTGATATGGCGAAGTTAGGGCAGCTTTATCTGGACGGGGGAAAATGGCATGGACGTCAGGTATTAAAACCTGAGTGGATCGCTATGACCTTAGAGCCAGGAGTAGAAAAAAGATATGGCCTCCAATTTTGGATCCATGAATTTGAAGGAAAGCCTAGCTTCATGGCAAACGGAAAAGGTGGTCAGTTCATCTATGTGATCCCTCATCGTAAGATCGTTTTAGTGATGACGAGCGCCATTTGGGACAAGGCACCTGATTTAGTTTTAACTTCCGCTTTAGATGCCATCAAGGCATCTTTAATATCTACTGATAAAATCCCTTCTCCTGACAGAGAAGAAGCGCTTCTGAGAGAGTTAAGAACATCTTCCAGAACTTCTTTAGACCCTAAGCTTAAAGAAGGGGCAGATGAAACAAGGATTGCAGCAGAACCAGGGATGAAACAAAATCATCCTTAA
- a CDS encoding type 1 glutamine amidotransferase domain-containing protein translates to MKTVLIPIPQIDFDPTEVSVPWKVLKENGYKIIFATPSGTSGEADFRMVTGKGLGILSPVLRAKNDDVLLYRELEKSNEFLNPKKYESVKLDSFDVLLLPGGHAKGMRVYLESEPLQKLVGNTFAEGKPVAAICHGVLLAARSKNPKTKKSSLYGLKTTGLLKSQELLAWNLTRAWLGDYYRTYPTPLQDEVISFLESKVDFQEGPMPVARDSFSNIKPGFSVLDKSYLSARWPGDAHKFAYELPEFFG, encoded by the coding sequence ATGAAGACTGTTCTAATTCCAATCCCTCAAATCGATTTCGACCCTACAGAAGTATCCGTTCCTTGGAAGGTTCTGAAAGAAAACGGATATAAGATCATATTTGCAACTCCAAGTGGTACCTCTGGAGAAGCCGATTTCAGAATGGTAACCGGAAAAGGTTTAGGAATTCTTTCTCCAGTATTAAGAGCAAAAAATGATGATGTTCTTCTTTATAGAGAATTAGAAAAATCGAATGAGTTTTTGAATCCTAAAAAGTATGAGTCTGTCAAATTAGATTCCTTCGATGTGTTACTTCTCCCAGGAGGACACGCAAAAGGAATGAGAGTTTATCTGGAATCAGAACCTTTGCAAAAATTGGTCGGAAATACATTCGCGGAAGGGAAACCAGTAGCTGCAATTTGCCACGGAGTACTTCTCGCAGCAAGATCCAAAAATCCTAAAACAAAAAAGTCCAGCTTATATGGACTCAAGACTACTGGACTTTTGAAATCTCAGGAACTTCTGGCTTGGAATTTAACTCGTGCTTGGCTTGGAGATTATTATAGGACTTATCCTACGCCGTTACAGGACGAGGTGATTTCTTTTTTAGAATCTAAGGTTGATTTCCAAGAAGGGCCTATGCCTGTTGCCAGAGATAGTTTCTCTAATATTAAACCGGGGTTCAGTGTTTTGGATAAGTCTTATCTTTCCGCAAGATGGCCTGGAGATGCGCATAAGTTTGCCTATGAACTTCCTGAATTCTTCGGATAA
- a CDS encoding HAD-IA family hydrolase — translation MSSKEHYIFLDVGDTLLTMKKPAGEVYFEVLKEFGLDSSKHQNGYMERAFRKAYAHMTRHPLPDFRDKFHAHEDGSEGWWRELLGFFLKEIGSDLEPDPIFQSIFKRFDEPSVWEIDPGFYELVEFAKQRGSGLGIISNWDHRLKQLLASVGVLDYFYPVIVSAEFGYEKPSPLIFQEAEKLVGLSPDKLIYCGDKVELDIVPTRSRGWTAFHKHADGDIRDLGELTTILKKG, via the coding sequence ATGAGTTCCAAAGAACATTACATTTTTCTGGATGTGGGAGATACTCTCCTTACAATGAAAAAGCCTGCGGGGGAAGTGTATTTTGAAGTTCTAAAAGAATTCGGTCTGGATAGTTCTAAACATCAGAACGGTTACATGGAGCGAGCCTTTCGTAAAGCATATGCTCACATGACGCGTCATCCACTTCCGGACTTCAGAGATAAGTTCCATGCTCACGAAGATGGAAGCGAAGGTTGGTGGAGAGAACTGTTGGGCTTCTTCTTAAAAGAAATTGGCTCCGATTTGGAACCTGATCCTATTTTCCAATCTATATTCAAACGTTTTGATGAACCTTCTGTCTGGGAGATAGATCCAGGCTTTTATGAATTAGTAGAATTTGCGAAACAAAGAGGTTCTGGTCTTGGGATCATTTCCAACTGGGATCATAGACTCAAACAATTACTGGCGAGTGTAGGCGTTCTAGATTATTTTTATCCAGTGATCGTTTCTGCAGAATTCGGATACGAAAAACCTTCTCCTTTGATATTCCAAGAAGCGGAGAAGTTAGTGGGACTTTCTCCTGACAAACTAATCTACTGCGGTGATAAAGTGGAGTTGGATATTGTGCCTACGAGGTCCAGAGGATGGACAGCATTTCACAAACATGCGGACGGAGATATCCGAGATCTGGGAGAGCTGACGACTATACTAAAAAAAGGGTAG
- a CDS encoding NADPH-dependent FMN reductase, with protein MKVLAVSGSLRKGSSNTALLLAAKRIANGSLQITLADPIDRIPHFNPDLDTDTPPKEVIEWRRELKEADAILFSSPEYAFAIPGVLKNALDWIVSSAELYGKPVGLINASPGYGGASKAQEAFLHLLNVLTVKINDDCVLSIPSVNKKVDPEGNIMDEQTEKELKNCLVSLERLIQDSKLS; from the coding sequence ATGAAAGTACTCGCCGTCTCCGGAAGTTTAAGAAAAGGTTCTTCCAATACAGCCTTATTACTCGCAGCAAAAAGGATCGCAAATGGTTCTTTGCAAATCACTCTCGCGGATCCAATAGATCGGATCCCTCACTTTAATCCTGACTTAGATACAGATACTCCTCCTAAAGAAGTTATAGAGTGGAGAAGGGAACTGAAAGAAGCAGATGCGATTCTTTTTTCTAGTCCTGAATATGCGTTTGCGATCCCAGGCGTTTTGAAGAATGCGCTAGATTGGATCGTGTCCAGTGCGGAACTTTATGGAAAGCCTGTTGGACTGATCAATGCATCTCCAGGTTATGGAGGAGCCTCCAAGGCCCAGGAAGCTTTTTTACATTTATTGAATGTACTTACAGTTAAAATAAACGATGATTGTGTTCTAAGTATTCCTTCCGTAAATAAAAAAGTGGATCCAGAAGGGAATATCATGGACGAGCAAACGGAGAAGGAGCTCAAAAACTGCTTGGTGAGTCTGGAACGTTTGATCCAAGATTCCAAACTTTCTTGA
- a CDS encoding peroxiredoxin has protein sequence MALRLGDVAPDFQAETSDGPIEFHKYLGEGWGILFSHPKDYTPVCTTELGYVAKIKPEFEKRNVKVLALSVDPVDSHKGWIGDINETQNTTVNYPIIADADKKVSGLYDMIHPNASETTTVRSVFVIGPDKKVKLTLTYPASTGRNFDELLRVIDSLQLTANYSVATPANWKHGEDVIIVPSVSDEDAEKKFPKGFKKIKPYLRYTPQPNK, from the coding sequence ATGGCACTTAGATTAGGTGATGTGGCCCCGGATTTCCAGGCAGAAACTTCCGATGGACCGATAGAATTTCATAAATATTTGGGAGAAGGTTGGGGAATCTTATTCTCGCATCCAAAAGATTATACTCCCGTTTGCACTACAGAACTTGGTTACGTTGCAAAAATTAAACCTGAATTCGAAAAGAGAAATGTTAAGGTTCTAGCATTATCCGTGGATCCAGTAGACTCTCATAAGGGTTGGATCGGAGATATTAACGAAACCCAAAACACTACAGTAAACTATCCTATCATTGCGGACGCAGACAAAAAAGTTTCCGGTCTTTATGATATGATTCATCCGAATGCGAGTGAAACTACAACAGTACGTTCTGTATTCGTGATCGGCCCGGATAAAAAAGTGAAACTGACTTTAACTTATCCAGCATCTACTGGAAGGAACTTCGATGAACTTTTGAGAGTGATTGATTCTCTTCAATTGACTGCGAATTACAGTGTTGCGACACCTGCAAACTGGAAACACGGAGAGGATGTAATTATTGTTCCTTCTGTTTCCGACGAGGATGCTGAGAAAAAATTCCCGAAAGGTTTTAAGAAGATTAAACCTTATTTGAGATACACTCCTCAGCCAAATAAGTAA
- a CDS encoding LA_3696 family protein — protein MFRRIPRILEEVLGNEGTNEFVDFINDSFAANKENVMELVFERFEKRLSEELNIFRAEYKADIAELRLEMHKLISSQTKWMVGAIIALTGIFSIIVKL, from the coding sequence ATGTTTCGCAGAATACCGCGAATATTGGAAGAAGTATTGGGTAACGAAGGGACGAACGAATTTGTGGATTTTATCAATGATTCTTTCGCGGCTAACAAGGAGAATGTAATGGAACTCGTTTTCGAAAGATTTGAAAAGAGACTCTCGGAAGAGCTAAACATATTTCGAGCTGAGTATAAAGCAGATATTGCAGAATTACGTTTAGAAATGCATAAACTCATCTCTTCTCAGACAAAATGGATGGTAGGTGCAATCATAGCTTTGACCGGTATTTTCTCGATCATAGTCAAATTATAA